The Micropterus dolomieu isolate WLL.071019.BEF.003 ecotype Adirondacks linkage group LG22, ASM2129224v1, whole genome shotgun sequence genome contains a region encoding:
- the cpa5 gene encoding carboxypeptidase A5: MFTLSVMMRGLLALTALFVAVLGKETFEGHQVLRIVAKDDVQLSLIKDLESIIEFELDFWREVTDVKTPIDVRVPNHSLQSVKIYLETQDVEYVIMIDDLQAVLDDEQEEMELATRVAEPRNTDSFDFSRYHTISEIYSFQDMLVAENPNLVSKIVIGQSYEGRPLNVLKFSTGGTNRPAIWLDTGIHSREWVTQASGTWFAKKIVTDYGRDPALTAILNKMDIFLEIVTNPDGFSYTHTTNRMWRKTRKPNSGSSCVGVDPNRNWDAGFGGAGASSNPCSETYRGPRANSESEVKSIVDFVKSHNNIKAFVSIHSYSQMLLYPYGYTRTPAKDEVELNKLAKKAITDLASLYGTSYRYGSIINTIYQASGGTIDWTYNQGIKYSYTFELRDTGRYGFILPANQIIPTAQETWLALMAIMDHTFKNPY; the protein is encoded by the exons ATGTTCACATTGTCAGTCATGATGAGGGGGCTGCTCGCACTCACCGCGCTGTTTGTGGCCGTTCTTGGCAAGGAGACGTTTGAGGG acatCAAGTGCTTCGCATTGTTGCAAAGGATGACGTCCAGTTGTCTCTTATCAAGGACCTGGAGAGCATTATTGAGTTTGAG CTGGACTTCTGGAGGGAGGTGACTGATGTGAAAACTCCGATTGATGTCAGAGTTCCCAACCACAGCCTGCAGTCCGTCAAAATTTACCTGGAGACTCAGGACGTTGAGTACGTCATCATGATTGATGACCTGCAG GCTGTGCTGGATGATGAGCAGGAGGAGATGGAGTTGGCTACTCGTGTCGCTGAGCCCAGAAACACTGACAGCTTCGACTTCTCCAGGTACCACACCATCAGTGAG ATCTACAGTTTCCAGGACATGCTGGTGGCTGAGAATCCCAACCTGGTCAGCAAGATAGTGATTGGTCAAAGCTACGAGGGTCGTCCCCTGAATGTGCTTAAG tttagcaCTGGTGGAACCAACCGGCCCGCCATTTGGCTCGACACTGGAATCCATTCCAGAGAGTGGGTCACTCAGGCCAGCGGCACCTGGTTCGCAAAAAAG ATTGTGACTGATTATGGACGTGACCCCGCTCTCACTGCCATCCTCAACAAGATGGACATCTTTCTGGAGATTGTGACCAACCCTGATGGcttctcctacacacacaccact AACCGGATGTGGCGTAAGACAAGGAAGCCCAACTCTGGCTCCAGCTGTGTGGGGGTCGATCCCAACAGGAATTGGGATGCTGGTTTTGGAG GAGCTGGTGCCAGCAGCAACCCCTGCTCAGAGACCTACAGAGGACCCAGGGCTAATTCTGAGTCTGAGGTCAAGTCCATTGTGGACTTTGTGAAGTCCCACAATAACATCAAGGCCTTTGTCTCCATCCATTCCTACTCCCAGATGCTCCTGTACCCCTACGGCTACACCAGGACTCCAGCCAAGGACGAAGTTGAGCTG AACAAACTGGCTAAGAAGGCCATCACTGACCTGGCCTCCCTGTACGGCACTAGCTACAGATATGGCAGCATCATCAACACCATCT ACCAAGCTAGCGGTGGCACCATTGACTGGACCTACAACCAGGGCATCAAGTACTCCTACACCTTCGAGCTGAGGGACACCGGCCGTTATGGCTTCATtctgccagccaatcagatcatTCCCACCGCCCAGGAGACTTGGCTGGCTCTCATGGCTATCATGGATCACACCTTCAAGAACCCCtactaa
- the cep41 gene encoding centrosomal protein of 41 kDa isoform X3 has product MQPYKVYGKIGGDQKKNYRYRKDEIFKRLKVTTFAQLILQVASVSDLNESDDGESHGPEDGLSVVSDADLECLSEHTNGSPQASPVSDRQDAGDTRENCYTARSTLLSVISGVGELNLERNNHNMESLFKPEPADRPYTDCPYLLLDVRDRDQYDHCHIISAHSFPIATLSRTMNPYTKEVLAYKNAAGKIIIVYDEDERIASQAATTMCERGFENLFMLSGGLKVIGQKFPEGLTTGSIPPSCLSSPASVKRKKSSVPQQPSQAAEQRWRFTSDELAKVQEQMEEMLISSNSNSRMSSRISTSSSQSKASSARSRQSSSTTGRDSARVQSSRPWK; this is encoded by the exons ATGCAGCCTTACAAAGTATATGGAAAAATTGGAGGAGATCAAAAAAA AA ATTATAGGTATCGAAAAGATGAAATCTTCAAGCGGTTAAAGGTGACAACGTTTGCACAACTG ATACTTCAGGTAGCCTCCGTTTCAGACCTGAATGAAAGTGATGACGGCGAATCACACGGCCCAGAAG ACGGTCTGTCAGTGGTGTCTGATGCAGACCTAGAgtgtctgtctgaacacaccAATGGCTCCCCTCAGGCGTCACCTGTTTCAGATCGCCAGGATGCAGGAGACACCAGGGAAAACTGCTACACTGCCAGATCAACACTGCTAAG tgttattagtggCGTGGGAGAGTTGAATCTCGAAAGGAACAATCACAACATGGAGTCTCTGTTTAAACCTGAGCCGGCTGACAGGCCCTACACAGACTGCCCTTACCTGCTGCTGGACGTACGGGACCGTGACCAATACGACCACTGCCACATCATCAGCG CACACAGTTTTCCCATTGCCACGCTATCTCGAACAATGAACCCCTACACCAAAGAAGTGCTGGCATAT AAAAATGCAGCTGGGAAGATCATCATCGTGTATGATGAGGATGAGAGAATAGCCAGCCAGGCGGCCACAACCATGTGTGAACGAGGATTTGAGAATCTGTTTATGCTGTCTGGAG GTCTCAAGGTAATCGGTCAGAAATTTCCAGAAGGGCTGACAACAGGCTCCATCCCGCCTTCATGCTTGTCCTCTCCTGCATcagtgaagaggaagaagagctcTGTGCCGCAGCAGCCATCAcaggcagcagagcagaggtGGCGGTTTACATCGGACGAGCTCGCCAAGGTCCAGGAGCAGATGGAAGAGATGCTGATCTCCAGTAACTCCAACA GCCGCATGTCCAGCCGTATATCAACCAGCAGCTCCCAGTCTAAAGCGTCCAGCGCTCGGAGTCGACAGAGTTCCTCTACAACTGGGAGGGACAGCGCCAGGGTTCAGAGCAGTAGACCGTGGAAATAA
- the cep41 gene encoding centrosomal protein of 41 kDa isoform X2: MKKRIPKNAKYQHVKTRLDTGCSLTKYMEKLEEIKKNYRYRKDEIFKRLKVTTFAQLILQVASVSDLNESDDGESHGPEDGLSVVSDADLECLSEHTNGSPQASPVSDRQDAGDTRENCYTARSTLLSVISGVGELNLERNNHNMESLFKPEPADRPYTDCPYLLLDVRDRDQYDHCHIISAHSFPIATLSRTMNPYTKEVLAYKNAAGKIIIVYDEDERIASQAATTMCERGFENLFMLSGGLKVIGQKFPEGLTTGSIPPSCLSSPASVKRKKSSVPQQPSQAAEQRWRFTSDELAKVQEQMEEMLISSNSNSRMSSRISTSSSQSKASSARSRQSSSTTGRDSARVQSSRPWK, translated from the exons ATGAAAAAAAGGATACCGAAAAACGCTAAGTATCAACATGTCAAAACGAGGCTGGACACAG GATGCAGCCTTACAAAGTATATGGAAAAATTGGAGGAGATCAAAAAAA ATTATAGGTATCGAAAAGATGAAATCTTCAAGCGGTTAAAGGTGACAACGTTTGCACAACTG ATACTTCAGGTAGCCTCCGTTTCAGACCTGAATGAAAGTGATGACGGCGAATCACACGGCCCAGAAG ACGGTCTGTCAGTGGTGTCTGATGCAGACCTAGAgtgtctgtctgaacacaccAATGGCTCCCCTCAGGCGTCACCTGTTTCAGATCGCCAGGATGCAGGAGACACCAGGGAAAACTGCTACACTGCCAGATCAACACTGCTAAG tgttattagtggCGTGGGAGAGTTGAATCTCGAAAGGAACAATCACAACATGGAGTCTCTGTTTAAACCTGAGCCGGCTGACAGGCCCTACACAGACTGCCCTTACCTGCTGCTGGACGTACGGGACCGTGACCAATACGACCACTGCCACATCATCAGCG CACACAGTTTTCCCATTGCCACGCTATCTCGAACAATGAACCCCTACACCAAAGAAGTGCTGGCATAT AAAAATGCAGCTGGGAAGATCATCATCGTGTATGATGAGGATGAGAGAATAGCCAGCCAGGCGGCCACAACCATGTGTGAACGAGGATTTGAGAATCTGTTTATGCTGTCTGGAG GTCTCAAGGTAATCGGTCAGAAATTTCCAGAAGGGCTGACAACAGGCTCCATCCCGCCTTCATGCTTGTCCTCTCCTGCATcagtgaagaggaagaagagctcTGTGCCGCAGCAGCCATCAcaggcagcagagcagaggtGGCGGTTTACATCGGACGAGCTCGCCAAGGTCCAGGAGCAGATGGAAGAGATGCTGATCTCCAGTAACTCCAACA GCCGCATGTCCAGCCGTATATCAACCAGCAGCTCCCAGTCTAAAGCGTCCAGCGCTCGGAGTCGACAGAGTTCCTCTACAACTGGGAGGGACAGCGCCAGGGTTCAGAGCAGTAGACCGTGGAAATAA
- the cep41 gene encoding centrosomal protein of 41 kDa isoform X1 — MSLNRGIGNVEYMKKRIPKNAKYQHVKTRLDTGCSLTKYMEKLEEIKKNYRYRKDEIFKRLKVTTFAQLILQVASVSDLNESDDGESHGPEDGLSVVSDADLECLSEHTNGSPQASPVSDRQDAGDTRENCYTARSTLLSVISGVGELNLERNNHNMESLFKPEPADRPYTDCPYLLLDVRDRDQYDHCHIISAHSFPIATLSRTMNPYTKEVLAYKNAAGKIIIVYDEDERIASQAATTMCERGFENLFMLSGGLKVIGQKFPEGLTTGSIPPSCLSSPASVKRKKSSVPQQPSQAAEQRWRFTSDELAKVQEQMEEMLISSNSNSRMSSRISTSSSQSKASSARSRQSSSTTGRDSARVQSSRPWK; from the exons ATGTCGCTCAATCGGGGCATCGGCAATGTGGAG TACATGAAAAAAAGGATACCGAAAAACGCTAAGTATCAACATGTCAAAACGAGGCTGGACACAG GATGCAGCCTTACAAAGTATATGGAAAAATTGGAGGAGATCAAAAAAA ATTATAGGTATCGAAAAGATGAAATCTTCAAGCGGTTAAAGGTGACAACGTTTGCACAACTG ATACTTCAGGTAGCCTCCGTTTCAGACCTGAATGAAAGTGATGACGGCGAATCACACGGCCCAGAAG ACGGTCTGTCAGTGGTGTCTGATGCAGACCTAGAgtgtctgtctgaacacaccAATGGCTCCCCTCAGGCGTCACCTGTTTCAGATCGCCAGGATGCAGGAGACACCAGGGAAAACTGCTACACTGCCAGATCAACACTGCTAAG tgttattagtggCGTGGGAGAGTTGAATCTCGAAAGGAACAATCACAACATGGAGTCTCTGTTTAAACCTGAGCCGGCTGACAGGCCCTACACAGACTGCCCTTACCTGCTGCTGGACGTACGGGACCGTGACCAATACGACCACTGCCACATCATCAGCG CACACAGTTTTCCCATTGCCACGCTATCTCGAACAATGAACCCCTACACCAAAGAAGTGCTGGCATAT AAAAATGCAGCTGGGAAGATCATCATCGTGTATGATGAGGATGAGAGAATAGCCAGCCAGGCGGCCACAACCATGTGTGAACGAGGATTTGAGAATCTGTTTATGCTGTCTGGAG GTCTCAAGGTAATCGGTCAGAAATTTCCAGAAGGGCTGACAACAGGCTCCATCCCGCCTTCATGCTTGTCCTCTCCTGCATcagtgaagaggaagaagagctcTGTGCCGCAGCAGCCATCAcaggcagcagagcagaggtGGCGGTTTACATCGGACGAGCTCGCCAAGGTCCAGGAGCAGATGGAAGAGATGCTGATCTCCAGTAACTCCAACA GCCGCATGTCCAGCCGTATATCAACCAGCAGCTCCCAGTCTAAAGCGTCCAGCGCTCGGAGTCGACAGAGTTCCTCTACAACTGGGAGGGACAGCGCCAGGGTTCAGAGCAGTAGACCGTGGAAATAA